From the Psychrilyobacter piezotolerans genome, one window contains:
- the nusB gene encoding transcription antitermination factor NusB, which translates to MSRKIAREELFKLLFEADMNKVTPLQRLEEFLEDGNRRVEISEDEEVSNNVEELTLTKTEVEFIKEFAAGIDRHYGTINQEIAEKMDEWSLETIGSVERSLLRFGVYELMYEETGFEIVLNEIIELAKIYGDATSHEFVNGVLAKFVKK; encoded by the coding sequence ATGAGTAGAAAGATCGCAAGAGAAGAGTTATTCAAGCTTTTATTTGAAGCTGACATGAACAAAGTAACACCATTACAAAGACTGGAAGAATTTTTAGAAGATGGAAACAGAAGGGTAGAGATATCGGAAGATGAAGAGGTTTCTAATAACGTTGAAGAACTTACTTTGACTAAAACAGAAGTGGAATTCATTAAAGAATTTGCAGCAGGAATAGACAGACACTACGGTACTATAAACCAGGAGATCGCTGAAAAGATGGATGAATGGTCATTGGAAACTATAGGAAGTGTAGAAAGATCATTACTTAGATTTGGTGTATATGAATTGATGTACGAAGAGACTGGTTTTGAAATTGTATTGAATGAAATTATTGAATTGGCTAAAATTTATGGGGATGCAACATCACATGAATTTGTAAATGGGGTATTGGCTAAGTTCGTGAAAAAGTAA
- a CDS encoding DUF2273 domain-containing protein, whose translation MLEDLIERFAINSKKYIGGLMGFAFGYIFITHGILPMIVVMLTTLLGAIFGDKENIKKLKKILINRLKEE comes from the coding sequence ATGTTAGAGGATTTGATAGAAAGATTTGCAATAAATAGTAAGAAATACATAGGTGGACTGATGGGATTTGCTTTTGGTTATATCTTTATAACGCACGGTATACTACCTATGATAGTAGTTATGTTGACAACTTTATTAGGGGCTATCTTTGGAGATAAGGAAAATATTAAAAAGCTAAAAAAAATATTGATTAATAGATTAAAAGAAGAATAG
- the amaP gene encoding alkaline shock response membrane anchor protein AmaP, which produces MFMKFIFGIAWIGIFILAILGIYIGMFPAYLEVLDFKSLITRGAVAGVSLVYLLLFIEKLITLFERPKELRMKTPNGMLKISSNSVNNIVKEVVGEHPKVRNLKVKNKTNGKKLKIFVSIDIMSSQSLSDDLNLIQQDIKDRIESYLDLSITEIELRVTKLIKDKSSNGRGD; this is translated from the coding sequence ATGTTTATGAAATTTATTTTTGGAATAGCCTGGATAGGGATCTTCATCTTAGCTATACTTGGGATATATATAGGGATGTTTCCGGCATACTTAGAGGTATTGGATTTTAAAAGCCTGATAACCAGAGGTGCTGTAGCAGGAGTGTCTCTAGTCTATCTATTATTATTTATAGAGAAATTAATTACTCTTTTTGAAAGACCAAAAGAATTAAGGATGAAAACTCCTAACGGGATGTTAAAGATATCTTCAAATTCCGTAAATAATATAGTAAAAGAAGTGGTAGGAGAGCATCCAAAAGTTAGAAATTTAAAAGTAAAAAATAAAACTAATGGAAAAAAATTGAAAATTTTTGTATCTATTGATATAATGTCTAGTCAGTCCCTTTCGGATGACCTTAATTTAATCCAACAAGATATCAAAGATAGGATTGAAAGTTATTTAGATTTGAGTATTACAGAAATTGAGCTTAGAGTGACTAAGTTAATTAAAGATAAATCTAGTAATGGAAGAGGTGATTAG